The Litchfieldia alkalitelluris genome has a window encoding:
- a CDS encoding carbohydrate-binding domain-containing protein, translating into MNRNNNKKLFAIMMVIALLGSLFPTAGFAAEEELDYLVVSPTVKPSEGGALKIVEKDGQMTLGDQNGNPIQLRGMSTHGLQWFPEIINNNAFAALSNDWGANMIRLAMYVGENGYATSPDVIKQRLINGIDYAIANDMYVIVDWHVHAPGNPNEEVYSGAMDFFDEISSLYPNNPYIIYELVNEPSSNNNGGEGVTNDEAGWLEVKNYAQPIVDMLREKGNENLIIVGSPNWSQRPDLAADNPIDDDNTIYTVHFYSGSHAPATDSSDRTNVMSNVLYALENGVAVFASEWGTSEANGNNGPYLDEADVWLNFFNKNNISWANWSLTNKNETSGAFTPFELGKSDATNLDPGSDQVWAPEELSVSGEYVRARIKGIPYEPIDRTKYTKVAWDFNDGTTGGFGVNSDSPVKDGISVSNVNNALKITGLNASNDISADNFWGNVRLSADNWDTSINILGAEELSMDVFVDEPTTVSIGAVPQGPASGWGNPVAVQVNEEDFTAIGDQYKATLTLTVEQAQNLGIIATHEENNEMDNIILFVGTENADEISLDNITVTGTEVEIPVINDPKGEATFPSDFEDGTRQGWEWQGESGVKTALTIQEANGSNALSFEFAYPEVKPTDNWATAPRLDFWSEDLVRGENDYVAFDLYLDPIRATDGGISVNLTFQPPALNYWAQATETFDIDLTTLDEANVTADGLYHYEAKINISDIENLQADTALRNMILIFADDNSDFAGTLFVDNVRFEKAEEPGTEEPGTEEPGTEEPGTEEPGTEEPGTEEPGTEAPGTEEPGTEEPGTEEPGTDKPSTDNKDKNELPNTATNSFNSLLIGFVLLLSGVITLFFIRRKATI; encoded by the coding sequence TTGAATAGAAACAATAACAAGAAACTGTTTGCAATCATGATGGTTATTGCCCTTTTAGGGTCATTATTTCCAACTGCAGGATTTGCTGCAGAAGAAGAACTTGATTATTTAGTTGTTAGCCCTACAGTAAAGCCATCTGAAGGTGGAGCACTAAAGATTGTTGAAAAAGATGGACAAATGACATTAGGTGATCAAAATGGAAATCCAATTCAACTACGTGGTATGAGTACACATGGATTACAATGGTTCCCAGAGATCATTAATAACAATGCATTTGCTGCGTTATCAAATGACTGGGGAGCAAACATGATTCGCCTAGCCATGTATGTTGGTGAAAATGGCTATGCTACTAGTCCAGACGTTATTAAGCAAAGATTAATTAATGGGATTGATTATGCAATTGCAAACGACATGTATGTGATTGTTGACTGGCATGTTCATGCACCAGGAAATCCAAATGAAGAAGTATATAGCGGTGCAATGGATTTCTTTGATGAGATTTCTAGTTTATACCCTAATAATCCATATATTATTTATGAGCTTGTAAATGAGCCAAGCAGTAATAATAATGGTGGTGAAGGTGTAACAAATGATGAAGCTGGTTGGTTAGAGGTTAAGAACTATGCACAACCAATCGTGGATATGTTACGTGAAAAAGGTAATGAAAATCTTATCATCGTGGGAAGCCCTAACTGGAGTCAGCGTCCTGACTTAGCAGCGGACAATCCCATTGATGATGATAATACAATTTACACTGTACACTTTTATTCAGGTTCACACGCACCAGCGACAGATAGCTCTGACCGTACAAATGTAATGAGCAATGTGCTTTATGCACTAGAAAATGGTGTAGCAGTATTTGCTTCTGAGTGGGGAACAAGTGAAGCTAATGGAAATAATGGTCCTTATTTAGATGAAGCAGATGTATGGTTAAATTTCTTTAACAAAAACAATATCAGTTGGGCAAACTGGTCCTTAACGAATAAAAATGAAACTTCTGGAGCATTTACTCCTTTTGAGCTTGGTAAGTCTGATGCAACTAATTTAGACCCAGGTTCAGACCAAGTGTGGGCACCTGAAGAATTGAGTGTCTCTGGAGAATATGTACGTGCTCGTATCAAAGGTATTCCATATGAGCCAATTGATCGCACGAAATATACTAAGGTTGCTTGGGATTTCAATGATGGTACAACTGGGGGATTTGGTGTAAATAGCGATAGCCCTGTGAAAGATGGTATTTCTGTAAGTAATGTGAATAACGCACTAAAAATCACAGGCTTAAATGCAAGTAATGATATTTCTGCTGATAACTTCTGGGGAAATGTTCGACTTTCTGCGGATAATTGGGATACATCAATAAACATTTTAGGTGCAGAAGAGTTGTCTATGGATGTTTTCGTGGATGAGCCAACGACAGTTTCAATTGGTGCTGTACCTCAAGGACCAGCATCTGGTTGGGGAAATCCGGTTGCTGTTCAAGTAAATGAAGAAGATTTTACAGCGATTGGTGATCAATACAAGGCAACATTAACATTGACTGTTGAACAAGCACAAAACTTGGGAATCATTGCTACACATGAAGAAAACAATGAAATGGATAACATCATATTGTTTGTTGGAACAGAAAATGCTGATGAAATTTCTTTAGATAACATAACCGTTACAGGTACTGAAGTAGAGATTCCTGTTATTAATGATCCTAAAGGCGAAGCTACTTTCCCTTCAGATTTTGAAGATGGAACTCGTCAAGGATGGGAGTGGCAAGGGGAATCAGGTGTTAAAACAGCTTTAACGATTCAAGAGGCTAATGGATCAAATGCTTTATCATTTGAATTTGCGTATCCTGAAGTGAAGCCAACAGACAACTGGGCAACAGCACCTCGCTTAGATTTCTGGAGTGAAGATTTAGTACGTGGAGAAAATGATTATGTTGCATTTGACTTATACCTTGACCCTATCCGTGCAACAGATGGTGGAATTTCAGTTAACTTAACATTCCAACCACCAGCATTAAATTATTGGGCACAAGCTACTGAAACATTTGATATTGATTTAACAACATTAGACGAAGCTAATGTGACAGCTGATGGATTATATCACTATGAGGCGAAGATTAATATTAGTGATATTGAGAATTTACAAGCCGATACAGCCTTAAGAAATATGATTTTGATTTTTGCTGATGATAACAGTGATTTTGCAGGAACATTGTTTGTAGATAATGTAAGATTTGAAAAAGCTGAAGAGCCAGGCACAGAAGAGCCAGGAACAGAAGAGCCAGGAACAGAAGAACCGGGAACTGAAGAACCAGGAACAGAAGAACCGGGAACTGAAGAACCAGGAACTGAAGCGCCAGGAACAGAAGAACCGGGAACAGAAGAGCCAGGAACAGAAGAACCAGGAACTGACAAGCCTTCAACAGATAATAAAGATAAAAATGAGTTACCAAATACTGCAACAAATAGCTTTAATTCACTATTAATTGGATTTGTATTACTTCTTTCTGGGGTAATTACGCTGTTCTTTATTAGAAGAAAAGCTACAATTTAA
- a CDS encoding VanW family protein, with product MLVSILLFIVPVTSTNNPDLVLNFKGETIATINKEAFSSPLVEIPLINEELYNQFLTKLNQQVHHPPTNAIINEKNEIIPGKDGYQLDRQKFTQEFINYFFNDEPLTIEIPITQVHQRVDAELLSDIRVKQIGSYVTYYNNRHSERSNNIVLATEAINNHVIFQGETFSFNEVVGKRTKEKGYLPAPIIIKGELYEGVGGGICQVSSTLFNAVDNAGVKIIQRYSHSRNVNYVPSGRDATVSWYGPDFTFKNVYNQPILIRAKADKGKVYIGIYSSDAINFKQN from the coding sequence TTGTTAGTAAGTATTCTCTTATTCATTGTACCAGTAACTTCAACAAATAATCCTGACTTAGTCCTTAACTTTAAAGGAGAAACCATAGCCACAATTAATAAGGAGGCATTTTCGTCACCTCTCGTAGAAATTCCATTAATTAATGAAGAGTTGTACAATCAGTTTTTAACTAAGCTTAATCAGCAAGTGCATCACCCTCCTACTAATGCCATAATTAATGAAAAAAACGAAATCATACCTGGGAAAGACGGATACCAACTTGATCGACAAAAGTTCACACAGGAATTTATTAATTATTTTTTTAACGATGAGCCTTTAACGATAGAAATTCCAATAACTCAAGTCCACCAACGAGTTGATGCTGAATTACTTTCAGATATTCGGGTAAAACAAATCGGTAGTTATGTCACTTATTATAATAACCGTCATTCTGAGCGCTCAAACAATATTGTTCTTGCCACAGAAGCAATTAACAATCATGTTATTTTTCAAGGTGAAACCTTTTCATTTAATGAGGTTGTTGGCAAAAGAACAAAAGAAAAAGGCTATCTTCCTGCTCCTATTATCATAAAGGGAGAGCTTTACGAAGGAGTGGGTGGCGGAATATGTCAAGTTTCATCCACCTTATTTAATGCTGTGGATAATGCTGGCGTTAAGATTATTCAACGATACTCTCATAGTCGGAATGTGAACTATGTACCTTCAGGGCGAGATGCCACTGTAAGCTGGTATGGCCCTGATTTCACCTTTAAAAATGTATATAATCAACCGATTCTCATCCGGGCAAAAGCAGATAAAGGGAAAGTATATATTGGTATATATTCCTCAGATGCAATCAACTTTAAACAAAACTAA